Proteins found in one Macrobrachium nipponense isolate FS-2020 chromosome 35, ASM1510439v2, whole genome shotgun sequence genomic segment:
- the LOC135208234 gene encoding uncharacterized protein LOC135208234: MLTFLLLLIAMTGASAEGDQDTRASPASLRPRQKKQLIYDVLEVLAATIPGGGVPGLDYPILSSVPRTKFSCHDYVGYFADRSPEARCQVYYVCQGANRRDAFLCPNGTIFNQGLLICDWWFNVECGPISGAVVDEHPVKSKQIAFIPSTIETNPNRPLDFSLNVSPSTTVVQSSLESYVAQDKSEKYKEIEDDGNDKTPFTIYHNTVFSEKQATAEKNRFEPLRPATTIDNDNLKTYVTVQATKTGNDASQRPFHEGNAIPIARTYELPVFEYSVINHPSGLHTSSHNTTVGNSRETYTTEVIRDSTIFTGQGGLQVYEIPGAVTATYADLNEYATIPLVSTAYSTQRKTTAVPTVSAKTPVQNIHNEPKSEYTVLSVATTYPGPLDRSVPDFKESFDSSQFRVIYLDPTPTSDLYEKPKDEASITSDLYETLRDEALITSDLYETPSDEDSITSDLYETRDDTSVTSELYETRDDTSVTSELYETRDDTSVTSELYETRDDASVTSELYEAPRDEASISSDLYETPRDEAPIILTNSRKSPLDHLLMHMIIQEAEKAGDAFGQVPLYETPEIPRHQSSRQITQGVLKVDLNYSSRSSEEDSESSADESKYSTAHDIIQDSTAEGHSFLREETYSPKEEEYPFQKREFSPSKQDYSRENVSPQKDAYPPPRVALSPPQFEYSPTGNEDWPPQNDYSPHQGEYSPSQVQEDPSLKDYSVSQDSSPLIFRKPTTGPKYPLSPTDTISISKSTSFGPLFRHIVLANSFPLSRYAPLS; encoded by the exons ATGCTGACGTTTCTCCTCCTTTTAA TCGCCATGACTGGGGCGTCCGCCGAAGGGGACCAAGACACGCGGGCCTCACCAGCCTCCCTGCGTCCAAGACAGAAGAAGCAGCTGATATACGATGTCCTTGAAGTCCTAGCAGCAACCATCCCGGGAGGCGGGGTACCTGGCCTTGATTACCCTATCTTATCGTCTGTTCCTCGCACCAAGTTTTCCTGTCACGACTACGTCGGGTATTTCGCCGACAGGTCCCCAGAGGCTCGGTGTCAGGTGTACTACGTCTGCCAGGGAGCCAATCGCAGGGACGCGTTCCTGTGCCCGAACGGGACGATCTTCAACCAGGGGCTTCTGATCTGTGATTGGTGGTTTAATGTCGAGTGCGGGCCAATCAGCGGCGCGGTTGTTGATGAACATCCTGTGAAGTCTAAACAGATCGCGTTTATACCAAGCACCATTGAAACGAACCCTAACCGTCCCCTTGACTTTTCATTAAATGTCTCTCCTTCTACTACAGTAGTTCAATCCTCCCTTGAATCGTACGTAGCCCAAGACAAAAGTGAAAAGTATAAGGAAATAGAGGATGATGGCAATGATAAAACTCCATTCACAATATACCACAACACAGTCTTTTCAGAGAAACAAGCAACAGCAGAGAAGAATCGATTTGAACCTCTCAGACCTGCAACTACAATTGATAACGATAATCTTAAGACTTATGTGACTGTTCAAGCAACTAAGACTGGCAATGATGCGTCACAAAGACCTTTCCATGAAGGGAATGCAATACCCATTGCTAGAACCTATGAACTTCCAGTATTTGAATACTCAGTTATAAATCATCCTAGTGGTTTACATACGTCATCCCACAATACGACAGTTGGCAACTCTAGAGAAACTTACACAACAGAAGTTATACGTGATTCTACAATATTCACTGGCCAGGGAGGCTTGCAGGTATATGAAATACCAGGCGCAGTCACTGCGACGTATGCAGACTTGAACGAATACGCAACAATTCCCCTCGTAAGCACTGCTTACAGTACCCAAAGGAAGACAACAGCGGTGCCTACTGTGTCTGCAAAAACTCCAGTTCAGAATATTCACAATGAACCTAAAAGTGAATACACTGTTCTGTCAGTAGCTACTACTTATCCAGGGCCTTTGGATAGATCAGTGCCTGATTTCAAGGAGAGTTTTGACAGTTCACAATTCAGAGTGATATATTTAGACCCAACTCCCACTTCAGACCTGTACGAAAAACCAAAAGATGAAGCTTCCATCACTTCAGACCTGTACGAAACACTAAGAGATGAAGCTTTAATCACTTCAGACCTGTACGAAACACCAAGTGATGAAGATTCAATCACTTCAGACCTATACGAAACAAGAGATGACACTTCAGTCACCTCAGAATTGTACGAAACAAGAGATGACACTTCAGTCACCTCAGAATTGTACGAAACAAGAGATGACACTTCAGTCACCTCAGAATTGTACGAAACAAGAGATGACGCTTCAGTCACTTCAGAATTGTACGAAGCACCTAGAGATGAAGCTTCAATCTCTTCAGACCTCTacgaaacaccaagagatgaagctCCAATCATACTCACTAACTCAAGGAAGTCTCCACTCGATCACCTGCTGATGCACATGATTATACAAGAGGCCGAAAAAGCAGGTGATGCTTTTGGCCAGGTGCCCCTGTACGAgacgccagaaattccaaggcaCCAATCATCACGTCAAATCACCCAAGGGGTTTTAAAAGTGGACCTAAATTATAGTTCTCGATCTTCTGAAGAAGATTCTGAGTCTAGTGCTGATGAATCGAAATATTCTACGGCTCATGATATTATTCAAGATTCCACTGCAGAGGGTCATTCTTTTCTTAGAGAAGAGACTTATTCTCCAAAAGAAGAGGAGTATCCATTTCAAAAGAGAGAATTCTCTCCTTCAAAGCAAGACTATTCCCGAGAAAATGTTTCTCCACAAAAAGATGCTTATCCTCCACCACGAGTAGCATTATCTCCACCACAGTTTGAGTATTCTCCAACTGGAAATGAAGACTGGCCTCCACAAAATGATTACTCTCCTCACCAAGGTGAATATTCACCTTCCCAGGTACAAGAAGACCCGTCTTTGAAAGACTATTCTGTTTCACAAGACTCTAGTCCTCTCATTTTTAGAAAGCCCACGACAGGACCCAAATATCCTCTCTCGCCCACAGATACAATTAGTATTTCAAAATCTACATCCTTTGGTCCACTCTTCCGCCACATAGTGCTTGCAAATTCATTCCCCCTGTC
- the LOC135208235 gene encoding uncharacterized protein LOC135208235 has protein sequence MARTWVLLFALAASAYADSGYELPTPRTSGYSYDAPDQRADAPDAQDTAAVAAADPLATLALNIPGGGVPGESYPILSSVPDTGFSCSDQEYPGYFADTADEARCQVFHVCQFDGRQDSFLCPNGTVFSQQFFVCDWWFNVDCASSVQYLRLNADIGVAPTAEVDISVRSDEMAAESSEQLYSAPEAREASPTPPTQQPSNQYLIPNRF, from the exons atggcaAGGACGTGGGTGCTCCTGTTTGCTCTAG CCGCCTCTGCATACGCAGACTCAGGCTACGAGCTCCCTACCCCAAGAACCAGCGGATATTCATACGACGCCCCTGACCAAAGGGCAGACGCCCCTGACGCTCAAGACACAGCAGCAGTAGCGGCAGCAGACCCTTTGGCAACCTTAGCTCTCAACATCCCTGGGGGCGGCGTCCCCGGGGAGAGTTACCCGATTCTCTCGTCGGTACCTGACACCGGGTTCTCCTGCTCTGACCAGGAATACCCAGGTTACTTCGCTGACACCGCCGACGAGGCCCGCTGCCAGGTCTTCCACGTCTGCCAGTTCGACGGCCGCCAGGACTCCTTCCTCTGCCCCAACGGCACCGTCTTCAGCCAGCAATTCTTCGTCTGCGACTGGTGGTTCAACGTCGACTGCGCCTCTTCAGTCCAGTACCTGAGACTGAACGCGGATATAGGCGTCGCTCCTACGGCAGAGGTAGACATCTCCGTCAGGAGTGACGAAATGGCAGCTGAAAGTTCTGAGCAGTTATATTCCGCTCCAGAGGCGCGGGAGGCCTCCCCTACACCGCCTACTCAGCAGCCTTCGAACCAATACCTCATCCCGAACAGGTTCTAA